In Primulina huaijiensis isolate GDHJ02 unplaced genomic scaffold, ASM1229523v2 scaffold3501, whole genome shotgun sequence, a single genomic region encodes these proteins:
- the LOC140968314 gene encoding probable indole-3-pyruvate monooxygenase YUCCA4 has protein sequence MGACKKDDGNCKTNSLFSTGPIIVGAGPSGLAVAACLQENGVSSVILERTDCIASLWQKRTYDRLKLHLPKQFCQLPLLSFPEIFPKYTTKHQFISYMESYAKHFNIEPRFNQSVSRAEFDSVTGFWSVQTQDFQYFSKWLVVATGENAEPFTPEIQGMDKFRGPVMHTSVYKSGSEFQNQRVLVVGCGNSGMEVSLDLCRHNAIPHMVVRNSVHILPREMFGISTFTIAMALLKFLPLKLVDKFLLLVANFTLGNTDKLNLRRPKTGPLELKNATGKTPVLDVGALAQIKSCKITVMEGVKEITQDGARFVDGQEKEFDSIILATGYRSNVPCWLEGTDFFTQDGIPKSPFPNGWKGENGLYAVGFTRRGLLGISSDAVNIATDITDQWRIKA, from the exons ATGGGTGCCTGTAAAAAAGATGATGGAAACTGTAAAACGAACAGTTTGTTCTCCACCGGGCCTATAATCGTAGGCGCAGGGCCCTCGGGCCTTGCAGTGGCAGCATGCCTTCAAGAAAATGGCGTTTCTTCTGTAATTCTCGAGAGAACCGATTGCATAGCCTCTTTATGGCAAAAAAGAACCTACGATCGCCTCAAACTCCATCTGCCCAAGCAATTTTGCCAACTTCCATTACTTAGTTTCCCTGAAATTTTCCCCAAGTACACCACTAAACATCAGTTCATTTCATACATGGAGTCTTACGCGAAACACTTCAACATCGAGCCAAGATTTAACCAGTCTGTTTCCAGAGCCGAATTTGATTCTGTTACTGGATTCTGGAGTGTTCAAACTCAAGATTTCCAATACTTCTCGAAGTGGCTGGTTGTAGCCACTGGTGAAAATGCCGAACCCTTTACACCCGAAATTCAAGGGATGGATAAATTCCGAGGGCCCGTCATGCATACCAGTGTCTATAAATCGGGCTCTGAGTTTCAGAATCAAAGAGTTTTGGTTGTGGGCTGTGGAAATTCTGGTATGGAAGTTAGCTTAGATCTCTGTAGGCATAATGCAATCCCTCACATGGTGGTTAGAAACTCT GTCCATATTTTGCCAAGAGAAATGTTTGGGATTTCAACATTCACAATAGCAATGGCACTTCTGAAATTTCTGCCATTAAAACTTGTTGACAAGTTCCTCTTGCTGGTGGCTAACTTCACCTTAGGCAACACTGATAAATTAAATCTCCGGCGGCCGAAAACCGGCCCACTCGAGCTTAAAAACGCCACTGGGAAGACACCTGTACTCGACGTTGGAGCCCTTGCTCAGATTAAATCCTGTAAAATTACG GTGATGGAAGGAGTGAAGGAGATAACACAGGACGGGGCAAGATTCGTGGATGGCCAAGAGAAGGAATTTGATTCAATAATCTTGGCAACTGGGTATAGGAGCAATGTGCCCTGTTGGCTCGAG GGGACAGATTTTTTCACACAAGATGGAATTCCAAAATCACCTTTCCCAAATGGTTGGAAAGGGGAGAATGGGTTGTATGCGGTAGGGTTCACCAGAAGAGGCCTCCTCGGTATTTCATCAGATGCAGTCAACATTGCTACGGATATAACTGACCAATGGAGGATAAAAGCTTAG
- the LOC140968304 gene encoding UDP-glycosyltransferase 91C1: MEEIDKVLHIVMFPWLAIGHLKPFFRLSKCLARKGHRISFISTPRNLQRIAEIPHDLVHLINLISLPFPEVEHLPPDAESSMDVSCVKQQLLKIALDLLEPSVRSFLESTEPKPDWIVYDYASHWLPKMAAEIGISRAYFSLFTAAFMAFFGPPAALMNGENARSTAEDYTVVPEWIPFPSNMAFRVYEMTKNMEKDSSGNNYDSGTSDSLRFGISIHESDIVIFRSCEEFEPEWFDVVRKIYTKPVIPIGVVLPMEDEEDASEDNQEWPKIKDWLDSHECNSVVYVALGTEATLTHKETRELAIGLEQSNFPFFWVLNRGNHSAILPDGFRERVSDRGFVYAKWAPQIKILGHPAVGGFLTHCGWNSVTEALSFGRVLILFPIMNDQGLNARLLQEKNVGIEIPRNEEDGSFTSDSVAESLRLAMVSEEGKRVKDNAKRMKDLFGNKSISDNYIDSFVSFLIHYK, translated from the exons ATGGAAGAAATAGACAAAGTTCTTCACATAGTGATGTTCCCGTGGCTGGCCATAGGTCATCTTAAACCATTCTTTCGACTCTCCAAGTGCTTGGCTCGAAAAGGGCATCGAATTTCATTCATTTCCACTCCGAGAAACCTTCAAAGAATCGCCGAAATACCTCATGATTTAGTCCATTTGATCAACCTGATCAGTCTTCCTTTTCCGGAAGTTGAGCACCTGCCGCCGGATGCGGAGTCGTCCATGGATGTTTCTTGTGTGAAGCAACAGTTGTTGAAAATAGCATTGGATTTGCTGGAGCCAtcggtacgcagttttcttgaaAGTACAGAGCCTAAACCGGATTGGATCGTGTATGATTATGCTTCTCACTGGCTGCCAAAAATGGCGGCTGAGATTGGGATTTCAAGGGCTTATTTTAGTCTCTTTACTGCTGCTTTCATGGCTTTTTTTGGGCCGCCGGCTGCCCTGATGAACGGGGAGAATGCCAGGTCAACGGCGGAGGATTACACAGTCGTGCCCGAATGGATCCCGTTTCCTAGCAACATGGCGTTTCGAGTTTATGAGATGACCAAGAACATGGAAAAAG ATTCATCAGGTAACAATTATGACTCTGGCACGTCTGATTCTCTCCGCTTCGGCATTTCCATTCATGAGAGCGACATTGTGATCTTTAGATCCTGTGAGGAGTTTGAACCCGAGTGGTTCGATGTAGTTCGGAAAATTTACACGAAACCGGTGATTCCGATTGGAGTTGTTCTCCCGAtggaagatgaagaagatgCGTCTGAGGACAATCAAGAATGGCCAAAAATCAAAGATTGGCTCGATTCGCATGAATGCAACTCGGTGGTTTACGTGGCACTTGGAACAGAGGCGACATTGACACATAAAGAAACTAGGGAGCTAGCAATCGGTTTGGAACAATCAAATTTCCCTTTTTTCTGGGTATTAAACAGAGGTAATCATTCAGCAATCCTTCCCGATGGATTCCGTGAGAGGGTTTCGGACCGAGGATTCGTTTACGCAAAATGGGCTCCACAGATCAAGATCCTTGGCCATCCAGCGGTTGGAGGATTCTTGACTCACTGTGGATGGAACTCGGTGACAGAAGCACTCAGTTTTGGACGAGTTTTGATCTTGTTTCCAATTATGAATGATCAGGGACTGAATGCTAGGCTGTTGCAGGAGAAAAATGTGGGAATAGAGATACCAAGAAATGAAGAAGACGGATCATTTACAAGTGATTCCGTGGCCGAGTCTTTGAGGTTGGCAATGGTTAGTGAAGAGGGGAAAAGAGTGAAGGACAATGCAAAAAGGATGAAAGATTTGTTTGGTAATAAGAGTATAAGTGACAATTATATCGACAGTTTTGTTAGTTTTTTGATACATTATAAGTGA
- the LOC140968305 gene encoding uncharacterized protein, protein MKEARSKAKAVVVGGSIAGISCAHALIAAGWEVVVLEKTSSPRTGCATGAGLGLDLLSQTLLESWIKQPELIQFSSMPLTIDHERATDGNKNCTWTLTRDDEFNFRAFHWADLHNLLYNSLPPEIVLWGHLFHSFCIPDDKSSVKVKANVIQTGETVEFVGDLLVAADGCLSSIRRTFIPDLELRYSGYCAWRGVLDFSENEDSETILALKKAYPDLGKCNYFDLGSEGHAILYELIDQRVNWIWYLNQPEPDFKVNSVTMKVSHEMIENMYEAAENVWIPELVKLMRETKEPFLNAIYDSEPLEQYFWDNVVLIGEAAHPISPHGGRSTNMSILDAAVLGKCLEKWGLKDLDSALEEYQSIRMPVNKEQVLFSRRMGRIKQRLALSDRDVFDPMTASEEECRVLHLRNIPYYDDIPSILM, encoded by the exons ATGAAGGAAGCAAGAAGTAAGGCCAAGGCAGTGGTGGTGGGCGGCAGCATAGCCGGAATTTCATGCGCTCACGCTCTGATTgcagctggttgggaggtggtAGTGCTGGAGAAAACAAGCTCACCTAGAACTGGCTGTGCTACTGGTGCAGGACTTGGACTCGATCTGTTATCTCAGACACTTCTCGAGTCATGGATCAAACAACCTGAGCTTATTCAGTTTTCTTCTATGCCACTCACAATTGATCAT GAAAGAGCCACAGATGGGAACAAGAACTGCACATGGACCTTGACAAGAGACGATGAGTTCAACTTCCGAGCATTCCACTGGGCTGATCTTCATAACCTTCTGTACAACTCGTTACCACCGGAGATTGTTCTCTGGGGGCACTTGTTTCACTCGTTCTGCATTCCTGATGACAAATCTAGTGTAAAAGTTAAAGCAAATGTCATCCAAACAGGTGAAACAGTTGAATTTGTTGGTGATTTACTTGTTGCCGCTGATGGTTGTCTCTCTTCAATACGGAGAACTTTCATTCCCGACCTGGAATTGAG GTATTCAGGCTACTGTGCGTGGAGAGGGGTTCTTGATTTTTCGGAGAACGAGGATTCAGAAACCATATTGGCACTCAAGAAGGCGTACCCTGATCTTGGAAAATGCAATTACTTTGACTTAGGATCGGAGGGTCATGCCATCCTTTATGAGTTAATCGATCAAAGGGTCAATTGGATTTGGTATCTTAATCAACCAGAACCAGATTTTAAG GTAAACTCTGTTACCATGAAAGTAAGCCatgaaatgattgaaaatatgTACGAGGCCGCAGAAAACGTCTGGATTCCAGAACTGGTGAAACTAATGAGAGAAACAAAGGAACCTTTTTTGAATGCAATATATGATAGCGAACCGCTGGAACAATACTTCTGGGATAACGTGGTTTTGATAGGAGAGGCAGCTCATCCGATAAGTCCCCACGGTGGAAGAAGCACCAACATGTCAATTCTTGATGCTGCCGTATTGGGTAAATGTCTCGAGAAATGGGGGCTCAAGGACTTGGATTCAGCTCTGGAAGAATATCAGTCTATTAGGATGCCGGTCAACAAAGAGCAAGTTCTGTTCTCACGAAGAATGGGGCGAATAAAACAGCGGTTAGCACTGTCTGATCGAGATGTGTTCGATCCGATGACAGCAAGTGAAGAAGAATGCAGGGTGCTGCACCTGAGGAACATACCTTATTATGACGATATTCCATCCATATTGATGTAA
- the LOC140968306 gene encoding LOW QUALITY PROTEIN: FAD-dependent monooxygenase subE-like (The sequence of the model RefSeq protein was modified relative to this genomic sequence to represent the inferred CDS: inserted 1 base in 1 codon; deleted 1 base in 1 codon), with protein sequence MKESKRKAKAVVVGGSIAGISCAHALIFAGWDVVVLENTRSSLTNESGAGLGLDPLSQKLIHSWIKQPHLLQVNALPLTIDQNQSTDRAKKKSRVLVRDENFNYRAADGADLRSLLYKMLPWMLFGGGHMFLSFNVSDDETNVKVKSKVLQRGEIIDVVADLLIAADGCLSSIRQTFVPDHKLRYLGYCAWRGVLYFSDNEKSETFXGLKKTFPDLGRRLYFDIGSGTHFVLYELLNKRINWICFVNQAKPELKVFYFTFIRIELRESECHSHCTRRQEK encoded by the exons ATGAAGGAATCTAAGAGGAAGGCCAAGGCGGTGGTGGTGGGCGGCAGTATAGCGGGAATTTCATGTGCTCACGCACTTATCTTCGCCGGGTGGGATGTGGTGGTGCTGGAGAATACCCGCTCTTCTCTGACGAACGAGTCCGGTGCTGGATTAGGACTTGACCCTTTGTCTCAAAAACTCATCCACTCGTGGATCAAACAACCCCACCTGCTCCAAGTCAATGCCTTACCCCTCACCATCGATCAA AACCAATCAACAGATAGGGCCAAGAAAAAGAGCCGGGTGCTGGTCAGAGATGAGAATTTCAATTATAGAGCAGCAGACGGGGCTGACCTCCGTAGCCTTTTATACAAGATGTTGCCA TGGATGTTGTTTGGCGGGGGGCATATGTTCCTCTCATTTAATGTTTCTGATGACGAGACTAACGTGAAAGTTAAGAGTAAAGTTCTTCAAAGGGGTGAGATAATCGACGTTGTTGCTGATTTACTTATTGCAGCAGATGGGTGTCTCTCTTCGATACGCCAGACCTTCGTTCCTGACCATAAATTGAG ATATTTAGGTTATTGTGCATGGAGAGGGGTCCTTTATTTCTCGGATAATGAAAAATCAGAAACCT TGGGTCTGAAAAAGACCTTTCCCGACCTTGGGAGACGCTTATATTTTGACATTGGATCAGGAACTCATTTTGTGTTGTATGAGCTGTTGAACAAAAGGATCAATTGGATTTGCTTTGTCAATCAAGCAAAGCCGGAACTTAAGGTGTTTTATTTCACTTTTATACGTATTGAGCTACGAGAATCTGAGTGTCACTCTCACTGCACAAGAAGACAGGAAAAATAG